Proteins encoded within one genomic window of Aquarana catesbeiana isolate 2022-GZ linkage group LG03, ASM4218655v1, whole genome shotgun sequence:
- the LOC141131300 gene encoding uncharacterized protein, with amino-acid sequence MFEDYGGAEGEGELGEGTFKRASRSGRDSRRSWKVQGAGQCHTMSDLEGLMSQLREEAAVRGAEWLQETISAAIRAPSAPASEGERGSHRARRSRPPERFSPDRVTNSQRHPGNMVPNVQGGPPAKRSAGRERVSGRAAPTGQERIPAGGRTGDRPNSGRRAGSASPAPRKTAVSSAIAANATPAVVPGPSSTSAGDRQDRGRNRTGLLPTRAEAGRTAVAHTGPGKAVRKSTGGFAARRKERMAGSAAAAVNVPGGPVSDAEEDAGRSEGEEMSGSEEETAQLHRRMGPGESRRSADGATPMQPVGQVQRVGAGSGATGGALSRLAVGDCTGVVEGWIKRSVSGATWAAYNRVWQEWMSFGRALREELVGQGVRSLLLYYLARKFNEGASVSVISIQLAGLAFLFKLQGQPDFTKDFWVRQALKGYRRAAVQRDSRRPVTFEILGGIVEQLRGVCSSDYEVSLFKVAFVLAFFGAFRIGELVSPSKTVQGGVGCKEVTLEEDGVSIFLRKSKTDQEGRGRMVRVYSILGSPQCPVGAVREFLKVRPDCQGPLLIHANGDMLSRFQFIAVFRKCLLGLGLEEREFSSHSFRIGAATEAARLGMDVETIKRIGRWESNRFQSYVRPQLAVRL; translated from the exons atgtTTGAGGATTatggtggagccgagggggagggagaattaggggaggggacatttaaaagggcttcccgctctgggagggataGCAGAAGATCGTGGAAAGTTCAGGGAGCAGGTCAGTGCCACACCATGTCTGACTTAGAAGGGCTCATGTCCCAGTTAAGGGAAGAAGCGGCGGTGCGGGGGGCGGAATGGCTGCAGGAGACCATCTCAGCAGCGATCCGGGCTCCCAGCGCGCCAgctagtgagggagagagaggcagtCACAGAGCGCGCCGCTCCCGACCGCCTGAGCGGTTCTCACCGGACCGCGTTACTAATTCACAGCGGCACCCGGGTAACATGGTGCCAAATGTACAGGGGGGCCCACCAGCGAAACGATCGGCGGGAAGAGAGCGGGTCAGCGGGCGGGCGGCCCCGACAGGACAGGAGAGGATCCCAGCAGGAGGACGGACAGGAGATAGGCCCAATAGTGGCAGACGCGCGgggagcgcaagccccgcccccaggaagaCGGCGGTGAGCTCCGCCATCGCTGCCAATGCAACGCCTGCAGTTGTCCCTGGGCCTTCCAGCACTTCGGCAGGGGACAGGCAGGATAGAGGGAGGAACAGGACTGGATTACTACCAACCAGAGCGGAGGCCGGCAGGACTGCggtagcccacaccggtcctgggaaggctgtccggaagtcAACGGGCGGATTCGCTGCGCGGAGGAAGGAAAGGATGGCGGGTAGTGCGGCAGCCGCGGTCAACGTCCCGGGCGGGCCAGTATCTGATGCGGAAGAAGACGCGGGTCGGAGCGAGGGAGAAGAGATGTCCGGATCGGAAGAGGAGACGGCCCAGCTGCACAGGAGGATGGGGCCAGGAGaaagcagacggtcggctgatggggcgacacctatGCAGCCCG tgggacaggttcagagagttggcgccggaagcggagcaacagggggtgccttgtccagactggctgtgggagattgcactGGAGTCGtcgagggatggattaagcggtcggtaagtggggctaCTTGGGCAGCATACAATAGGGTTTGGCAGGAATGGATGTCCTTTGGGCGAGCGCTGAGGGAGGAACTTGTAGGGCAAGGAGTGCGTTCGCTATTACTGTATTATCTGGCAAGAAAATTTAACGAGGGTGCGTCGGTATCTGTGATCAGTATACAGCTAGCTGGTTTAGCTTTCCTTTTTaagctacaagggcagcccgacTTCACCAAGGACTTTTGGGTGAGACAGGCGTTGAAAGGTTATCGGAGGGCGGCGGTTCAGCGCGATTCAAGGAGACCAGTAACTTTCGAGATACTGGGGGGTATTGTGGaacaattgaggggggtctgttcgTCTGATTACGAAGTTAGCTTGTTTAAGGTAGCTTTTGTattagcattttttggggcattcaggataggggagttggttagcccttcAAAAACAGTGCAAGGAGGAGTTGGTTGTAAAGAGGTTACACTTGAGGAGGACGGGGTATCGATATTCCTACGGAAATCGAAGACAgatcaggaggggagaggcaggatGGTGCGAGTTTATTCCATCCTGGGATCCCCTCAGTGCCCAGTGGGTGCAGTACGGGAATTTTTGAAAGTGAGGCCGGACTGTCAGGGCCCTTTATTGATACATGCAAATGGAGATATGTTATCGCGTTTTCAGTTTATTgctgtttttagaaaatgtttgcTTGGGCTGGGACTTGAGGAGCGGgaattttcatcacattcattCCGGATAGGTGCCGCAACAGAGGCGGCCAGATTGGGTATGGATGTGGAAACAATAaaacggattgggcggtgggagtcTAACAGATTTCAATCTTATGTGCGACCTCAACTAGCGGTAAGATTGTAA